One window from the genome of Natronomonas pharaonis DSM 2160 encodes:
- a CDS encoding winged helix-turn-helix transcriptional regulator, whose translation MSNTQRRLEAACPVVESMDQIGSKWRLLVLHDLQHGEKRFNELKRSTGANSRTLSRVLDDLQETEFVERRLEEDAPVATYYSLTQKGRSLAPVFDEIEEWADEWLEIE comes from the coding sequence ATGTCGAACACTCAGCGTCGGTTGGAGGCGGCATGTCCGGTCGTCGAGTCGATGGACCAAATCGGCTCAAAATGGCGGCTGCTCGTGCTGCATGACCTCCAGCACGGCGAAAAGCGGTTCAACGAACTGAAGCGTTCGACGGGGGCCAACTCCCGAACGCTGTCGCGCGTGCTTGACGACCTTCAGGAGACGGAGTTCGTCGAGCGACGACTCGAAGAGGACGCACCGGTTGCGACGTACTACTCATTAACACAGAAGGGTCGCTCGCTCGCGCCGGTGTTCGACGAAATCGAAGAATGGGCCGACGAGTGGCTCGAAATCGAGTGA